In Bos javanicus breed banteng chromosome 2, ARS-OSU_banteng_1.0, whole genome shotgun sequence, the following proteins share a genomic window:
- the VWC2L gene encoding von Willebrand factor C domain-containing protein 2-like, whose protein sequence is MALHIHEACILLLVIPGLVTSAAISHEDYPADEGDQTSSNDNLIFDDYRGKGCVDDSGFVYKLGERFFPGHSNCPCVCALDGPVCDQPECPKIHPKCTKVEHNGCCPECKEVKNFCEYHGKNYKILEEFKV, encoded by the coding sequence ATGGCTCTTCATATTCATGAAGCTTGCATACTGTTATTGGTCATCCCTGGATTGGTCACCTCTGCTGCCATCAGTCATGAAGACTATCCTGCTGATGAAGGTGACCAGACCTCCAGTAATGACAACCTGATTTTTGATGACTATCGAGGGAAGGGGTGTGTGGATGACAGTGGCTTTGTATACAAGTTGGGAGAAAGATTTTTCCCAGGACATTCCAACTGCCCATGTGTCTGTGCTCTGGATGGACCTGTCTGTGACCAGCCAGAATGCCCTAAAATTCACCCAAAGTGTACTAAAGTGGAACACAATGGATGCTGTCCTGAGTGCAAAGAAGTCAAAAACTTTTGTGAATATCATGGGAAAAATTACAAGATCTTGGAGGAATTTAAGGTATGA